From Pseudodesulfovibrio alkaliphilus, one genomic window encodes:
- a CDS encoding LysR family transcriptional regulator, with amino-acid sequence MELYQLKTFVVVAEEGHLTRAAERLHASQPTVSAHIKALEEELATRLFIRTPKGMRLTEAGGRLRRKAEEVLRAARELRIEARNMGGELVGELSIGLNTDAEYLRIVPLLNSLGERHPKITLQILQSASTAVQGLIAQDKLDCGFIFGPPRNADLLALRLEATRFFVAVPDIWKDRIAGGLAALVELPWIMDPGDNPLQPIIGPFFASRNLKPCYEMEVDGDEVIRVLVAAGKGVSLLRENEIKAANRIGVVHAVPFDELTIDLHFVCLRRRDQDPVMRAVIDHVRKVWDLE; translated from the coding sequence ATGGAACTTTACCAGCTCAAGACCTTTGTGGTGGTGGCCGAGGAGGGGCACCTGACGCGGGCCGCCGAACGGCTGCATGCCAGCCAGCCCACGGTCAGCGCCCACATCAAGGCGCTGGAGGAGGAGCTTGCGACCCGGCTCTTCATCCGCACGCCCAAGGGGATGCGCCTGACCGAGGCGGGCGGGCGCTTGCGCCGCAAGGCCGAGGAGGTGCTGCGGGCTGCGCGGGAGCTGCGGATCGAGGCAAGGAACATGGGCGGCGAGCTGGTGGGCGAGCTCTCCATAGGGTTGAACACCGACGCCGAATACCTGCGCATCGTGCCCCTGCTCAATTCCCTGGGCGAGCGCCATCCCAAGATAACGCTTCAGATTCTGCAAAGCGCCAGCACCGCGGTGCAGGGCCTCATCGCCCAGGACAAGCTCGACTGCGGATTCATCTTCGGCCCGCCGCGCAATGCAGACCTTCTGGCCCTGCGGCTGGAGGCCACCCGCTTTTTCGTGGCCGTGCCCGACATCTGGAAGGATCGCATCGCAGGGGGGCTCGCGGCCCTGGTCGAGCTGCCCTGGATCATGGACCCGGGCGACAATCCGCTTCAGCCGATCATCGGGCCGTTCTTCGCCTCGCGCAACCTCAAGCCCTGCTACGAGATGGAGGTGGACGGCGACGAGGTCATCCGTGTGCTGGTGGCTGCTGGCAAGGGCGTGTCTCTGCTGCGCGAGAACGAGATCAAGGCGGCCAACCGCATCGGCGTGGTCCACGCCGTGCCCTTTGACGAGCTGACCATCGACCTGCATTTCGTCTGTCTTCGGCGGCGCGACCAGGACCCGGTCATGCGGGCGGTCATCGACCATGTCCGCAAGGTCTGGGATTTGGAGTAG
- a CDS encoding rubrerythrin family protein has translation MSKTLKNLKEAFAGESQANRKYLAYAEKADADGKPGVAKLFRAAAAAETIHAHAHLRLMKGIGSTEENLKDAIEGETYEFKSMYPDMMVEAKAEGENAALRYFGFANEAEKIHAALYTQALEADSDVFADAEFYICSVCGHTTDGKPEDKCPICNAAPKAYQKVD, from the coding sequence ATGAGCAAGACCCTGAAGAATCTGAAGGAAGCCTTTGCCGGCGAATCCCAGGCCAACCGCAAATACCTCGCCTATGCCGAGAAGGCCGACGCCGACGGCAAGCCCGGTGTGGCCAAGCTCTTCCGCGCCGCCGCGGCCGCCGAGACCATCCACGCACACGCCCATCTGCGCCTGATGAAAGGCATCGGCTCCACCGAGGAAAATCTCAAGGACGCCATTGAGGGCGAAACCTACGAATTCAAGTCCATGTACCCGGACATGATGGTCGAGGCCAAGGCCGAGGGTGAAAACGCCGCCCTGCGCTATTTCGGATTTGCCAACGAGGCCGAGAAGATCCACGCCGCCCTCTACACCCAGGCCCTTGAGGCCGACTCCGACGTGTTCGCGGACGCCGAGTTCTACATCTGTTCCGTCTGCGGGCACACCACCGATGGAAAGCCCGAGGACAAGTGCCCCATCTGCAACGCCGCACCCAAAGCCTACCAGAAGGTCGACTAG
- a CDS encoding HNH endonuclease produces the protein MIPPIKPFDTYKWRWLSVQPTEGLLKAPVFLGVLRALQQHEGEAYSSRSLRNRLQQVKEETGTTVSLARDPDRNIFRNSGQYWRGTGLLELVPGEIRLTNLGQRVASGVITHDEFAALMIRNTVLPNPRTYTQDEISKWRDVDLRIKPFELILATMSTLGNSRGLTEAYLTPNELIKIVIPLAGAKESVGVIAHNVYRFRHGLNMAGWPDCAPAANDKRLAREFLLFLENFDICRVTPAQNTYDQRFVLDELLYDVVEIETRGSFLEDDDKVEDEIAASRASVFPVLIERKRVTMQAMARPGQWKFRRDVLGAAQGHCLLTGETIPNVLEAAHIIPVGHGGKDEVGNGFCLRIDIHRLYDAGKLRVFSNGRIRLSDEVGDAISYSALPNEIVLPEPILIANVDWRNQYL, from the coding sequence ATGATTCCCCCGATCAAGCCGTTTGATACTTACAAGTGGAGATGGTTAAGCGTACAACCGACAGAAGGCCTCCTCAAAGCCCCTGTCTTTCTTGGTGTGCTCCGGGCTCTTCAGCAGCATGAAGGGGAAGCATACAGTTCGAGAAGCCTTCGAAATAGACTGCAGCAGGTTAAAGAAGAAACGGGTACGACTGTCTCCTTGGCAAGAGATCCCGACCGCAACATTTTTCGCAATTCTGGGCAATACTGGAGAGGAACTGGGCTGCTTGAACTAGTCCCGGGAGAAATCCGGTTAACAAACCTTGGACAAAGGGTTGCAAGCGGCGTGATAACCCATGACGAATTTGCGGCACTAATGATTCGCAACACCGTGTTGCCAAACCCAAGGACATACACCCAAGACGAGATCAGTAAATGGAGAGACGTTGATCTTCGGATTAAGCCCTTTGAGTTGATTCTTGCGACAATGAGCACCTTGGGAAACTCACGAGGGCTCACAGAGGCATACTTAACCCCAAATGAATTGATTAAGATAGTGATTCCACTCGCAGGGGCCAAGGAGTCTGTTGGGGTGATCGCACATAATGTTTATCGATTTCGCCATGGCCTAAATATGGCAGGTTGGCCAGACTGTGCCCCTGCTGCGAACGACAAACGCTTGGCGAGGGAATTTTTATTATTCCTTGAGAATTTTGACATTTGTAGAGTTACTCCCGCTCAGAACACATATGACCAGCGATTTGTCCTTGATGAATTACTATATGATGTTGTCGAGATTGAGACCCGGGGTTCTTTCTTAGAAGACGACGACAAAGTTGAAGATGAGATTGCAGCATCCCGTGCCTCGGTTTTCCCTGTGCTGATAGAAAGGAAAAGAGTGACGATGCAAGCAATGGCACGCCCTGGGCAGTGGAAATTCCGTCGGGATGTTTTGGGCGCGGCACAAGGTCACTGTTTATTGACAGGCGAGACGATCCCAAACGTGCTTGAAGCGGCGCATATAATTCCTGTTGGCCATGGAGGTAAGGATGAAGTTGGTAATGGCTTTTGCCTCCGCATCGATATTCATAGGTTATATGATGCAGGAAAGTTGCGCGTGTTCTCTAATGGGAGAATTCGTTTAAGCGACGAAGTTGGCGATGCCATCAGTTATTCTGCACTGCCCAATGAGATTGTGCTGCCAGAGCCAATACTTATTGCGAATGTAGACTGGCGAAACCAATACCTGTAA
- a CDS encoding DNA cytosine methyltransferase — protein MDVISLFSGAGGLDLGLIQAGHRIVWANDIYEDAVATYRRNIGNHVDVKDIYNISSSDIPDGDVVVGGFPCQGFSVANWNRTTGDKRNKLYREMVRVIRDKRPRFFIAENVKGIVSLGKGEVLKRIIGDFRSTGYKTYWKVLNSADFGVPQKRMRFVMLGVREDIFVEEVPFPPKPTHVEPGKGSLGQLLPWVTVGEALAHYPEPDDAPDIPNHDYSKYKLRFNGHLGHRYIDPNQPAPTVTGRGDDKGGVVVLHHPNNHRRMSARELATVQSFPDDFVFEGTRTSAYRQIANAVPPKLGQAIGRMLNAVEEKSRVRIAEAV, from the coding sequence ATGGACGTCATATCTCTGTTTAGCGGCGCAGGAGGCCTCGATCTTGGTTTGATACAGGCTGGGCACCGAATTGTGTGGGCTAACGACATCTATGAAGATGCTGTAGCGACATACAGGCGGAACATTGGCAACCATGTTGATGTTAAAGACATTTACAATATATCTTCATCAGATATTCCAGACGGAGATGTTGTTGTTGGTGGATTCCCTTGCCAGGGATTTTCCGTGGCGAACTGGAACAGGACAACCGGCGATAAACGAAACAAACTTTATCGAGAAATGGTGCGAGTTATTCGCGATAAGCGCCCCCGTTTCTTTATCGCGGAGAATGTGAAAGGCATTGTTTCCTTGGGGAAGGGAGAAGTGCTTAAGCGTATTATTGGAGACTTCAGGTCTACGGGGTACAAAACGTATTGGAAGGTCCTGAACTCTGCGGACTTTGGCGTTCCACAAAAGCGCATGAGATTCGTGATGTTAGGTGTTAGGGAGGATATTTTCGTGGAGGAGGTCCCCTTTCCGCCAAAGCCAACACACGTTGAGCCTGGTAAGGGATCACTTGGACAACTATTGCCCTGGGTAACCGTAGGGGAGGCTTTAGCGCATTACCCGGAACCTGACGATGCCCCTGACATACCAAACCACGATTACTCAAAGTACAAATTGAGATTTAATGGACATTTGGGACATAGGTATATTGACCCCAACCAACCTGCTCCCACAGTGACTGGAAGAGGAGATGACAAGGGTGGGGTTGTTGTACTACATCATCCTAATAATCATAGACGGATGTCTGCAAGGGAACTTGCTACCGTTCAGTCCTTTCCGGATGACTTTGTGTTTGAAGGAACCAGGACATCCGCCTACAGGCAAATTGCTAACGCAGTCCCGCCAAAATTAGGGCAAGCGATAGGTCGGATGCTCAACGCTGTTGAGGAAAAGTCACGCGTAAGAATTGCTGAGGCAGTATGA